In Pseudomonas fluorescens, the following are encoded in one genomic region:
- a CDS encoding Wzz/FepE/Etk N-terminal domain-containing protein, translating to MANTPASTQRTDEFGLFELFVALWDQKLLIFSVALVGTLAAATYAFLSKPVYEARVYLQPPTMNGIADFNYGRTVGTELTPFTIKDVYDVFTRNLQSESLRRAFYNQVYLPSLSPSERSGSQDLLYSEFLKLLTIGLPSKEQPDRYSVVVHGEDPANTVVWVKDFAARAGAAAEKEMISNITREAEVRARNLGQQITTLQEAESRVRQDSITRLREALAVAVAIGLDNPPIISDNLSVEVSAGMDGPLTYMRGSKALKAEIQNLETRKSDDPFIGQLRALQIKQSFYKDLQVSPSTVSVYRQDGPIEQPDRPIKPKKVLIILLGLFLGCVLGFMIALVRHFVITRKSRA from the coding sequence ATGGCGAACACCCCGGCATCCACGCAGCGCACCGATGAGTTTGGCCTGTTTGAACTGTTTGTGGCGTTATGGGATCAGAAGCTTTTGATATTCAGCGTCGCTTTAGTCGGAACATTGGCAGCAGCGACTTATGCATTTTTGAGTAAGCCGGTGTATGAGGCGCGTGTTTACCTGCAGCCACCAACCATGAACGGTATCGCCGATTTCAACTATGGCCGAACTGTCGGTACAGAACTGACACCATTTACGATCAAAGATGTATACGACGTATTCACCCGTAATTTGCAGAGTGAATCATTACGGCGTGCTTTCTACAATCAAGTATATCTACCTTCACTGTCGCCGTCCGAGCGCAGTGGATCGCAAGATCTGCTGTACTCTGAATTTTTAAAGTTATTGACTATAGGCCTACCAAGCAAGGAACAGCCAGATCGTTATTCCGTTGTAGTTCACGGTGAGGATCCTGCAAATACCGTCGTGTGGGTGAAGGATTTTGCAGCGCGGGCGGGTGCCGCAGCGGAAAAAGAAATGATCAGTAATATCACCCGTGAAGCTGAAGTGCGGGCACGCAATCTTGGTCAGCAGATTACTACGCTGCAAGAGGCCGAAAGCCGAGTTCGCCAGGATTCCATCACACGATTGCGCGAGGCGCTAGCGGTTGCCGTGGCCATTGGTCTAGATAATCCACCTATCATCTCGGATAATCTTTCCGTTGAGGTCTCCGCTGGTATGGATGGACCGCTGACATATATGCGCGGTAGTAAAGCTCTAAAGGCGGAAATTCAGAACCTTGAAACGCGAAAATCTGATGATCCTTTCATCGGGCAACTAAGAGCGCTTCAAATCAAGCAAAGCTTTTACAAGGATCTACAGGTTAGCCCGAGCACTGTCTCTGTCTATCGTCAGGATGGTCCAATCGAGCAGCCCGACCGCCCTATCAAACCCAAAAAGGTTCTCATCATATTGCTGGGGCTATTCCTGGGCTGTGTACTTGGTTTCATGATCGCGCTGGTCCGCCATTTTGTCATTACCCGGAAAAGTCGTGCTTGA
- a CDS encoding glycosyltransferase, whose protein sequence is MFSVSVCVATYNGAEFIRDQLSSILEQIPEDSEVLIGDDGSSDETIRIVEEFHDVRIRIIRNTTNLGYIGNFENLISEASGTYIFLSDQDDLWPAGRVDKMISAMELSNSLLVVGSMESFVDDVDSRKFFCGFDHARNGTPYKNIFDIFIGRSVPYYGCAMLLSKKIKPCLIPFYSKVISHDIWIAFVANRRNSVVHLSDTVVLRRIHGSNLTNSNRGFFDKIKTRLIWSLAIFNII, encoded by the coding sequence ATGTTTTCGGTTAGCGTTTGTGTAGCTACTTACAATGGGGCTGAATTCATCAGGGATCAGCTGAGTTCAATACTCGAGCAAATTCCGGAAGATTCTGAAGTTTTGATCGGTGATGATGGTTCGAGCGATGAGACAATTCGTATTGTTGAAGAGTTTCACGATGTCAGAATCAGGATTATCAGAAATACCACGAATCTTGGGTATATAGGTAATTTTGAGAATTTAATTAGTGAAGCATCGGGTACTTATATTTTTTTAAGTGATCAAGATGATCTCTGGCCAGCGGGCAGAGTCGACAAGATGATTTCTGCAATGGAACTTTCGAATAGCTTGCTGGTAGTGGGCTCTATGGAGTCATTTGTCGATGATGTTGACTCTCGTAAATTTTTTTGTGGTTTTGATCATGCAAGGAATGGTACTCCTTACAAGAATATATTTGACATTTTTATCGGGCGTAGCGTTCCTTACTATGGCTGTGCCATGCTGTTGTCGAAGAAGATAAAACCCTGTCTGATCCCTTTTTACTCGAAGGTGATTAGTCATGATATATGGATCGCTTTCGTCGCAAATAGACGTAATTCGGTCGTTCATTTGAGCGACACGGTTGTGTTAAGACGTATTCATGGTAGTAATCTGACCAATAGTAACCGTGGTTTTTTCGATAAAATCAAAACCCGGCTTATCTGGTCGTTGGCTATTTTTAATATTATTTAA
- a CDS encoding polysaccharide biosynthesis protein has protein sequence MFDNKTLLITGGTGSFGNAVLKRFLDTDITEIRIFSRDEKKQDDMRKRYASPKLKFYIGDVRDYQSILNASRGVDFIFHAAALKQVPSCEFHPMEAVKTNVLGTENVLEAAIQNQVKRVVCLSTDKAVYPINAMGISKAMMEKVMVAKSRNVDETKTVICGTRYGNVMASRGSVIPLFIGQIRAGQPLSITDPNMTRFMMTLADAVDLVLYAFEHGNNGDLFVQKAPAATVETLALALTSMLGQPEHPIQVIGTRHGEKLYEALLSREEMACAEDMGDYFRVPPDLRDLNYSKFVEQGEEKISTMVDYNSHNTERLDVQGMQNLLLKLDFMRAIQRGEYATPEE, from the coding sequence GTGTTTGATAATAAGACTCTACTGATAACTGGGGGGACAGGTTCTTTTGGCAACGCTGTGCTCAAGCGATTTTTAGATACCGACATCACTGAAATTCGTATTTTCAGCCGCGACGAGAAAAAGCAGGATGACATGCGCAAGCGCTATGCCAGTCCGAAGCTGAAATTTTACATAGGAGATGTGCGGGATTATCAGAGCATATTGAATGCTAGTCGTGGCGTGGACTTCATTTTTCATGCCGCAGCGCTCAAGCAAGTCCCATCCTGCGAGTTTCACCCGATGGAGGCTGTCAAAACCAATGTTCTTGGTACCGAGAATGTTCTTGAGGCGGCGATACAGAATCAAGTCAAACGGGTAGTTTGTCTGAGTACCGACAAGGCTGTGTACCCGATCAATGCCATGGGTATTTCCAAAGCCATGATGGAAAAGGTCATGGTTGCCAAATCCCGTAATGTGGATGAAACCAAGACGGTGATTTGTGGTACGCGCTACGGTAATGTCATGGCTTCGCGTGGATCCGTCATTCCTTTGTTCATTGGTCAGATTCGAGCTGGCCAACCGCTGTCGATTACAGATCCAAACATGACACGCTTCATGATGACTCTCGCGGATGCTGTTGATTTGGTTCTGTATGCTTTTGAGCATGGCAACAACGGTGATCTATTCGTCCAGAAGGCCCCTGCCGCGACTGTGGAGACTCTTGCTCTCGCCCTGACATCGATGCTAGGGCAGCCTGAGCATCCTATTCAGGTTATCGGCACACGCCACGGCGAGAAACTCTACGAGGCGCTTTTGAGCCGAGAAGAAATGGCCTGCGCAGAGGACATGGGCGATTATTTCCGAGTGCCGCCGGATCTTCGAGATTTGAATTACAGTAAATTTGTCGAGCAAGGCGAAGAAAAAATTTCCACCATGGTGGACTACAACTCGCACAACACCGAGCGCCTGGATGTTCAGGGGATGCAGAATTTGCTACTGAAACTTGATTTTATGCGTGCAATTCAGCGCGGCGAATATGCGACACCCGAGGAATAA